A genomic window from Gossypium hirsutum isolate 1008001.06 chromosome D12, Gossypium_hirsutum_v2.1, whole genome shotgun sequence includes:
- the LOC107946484 gene encoding polynucleotide 5'-hydroxyl-kinase NOL9, whose translation MASMFGPGSSTANIYVPEEWSEAANSIAYDSVTSPPPFSFICGAKNSGKTTFSRHLLNILLQRYGKVAYLDTDVGQPEFTVPGFVSLTVVDKITPDLAIPCLKTPERCFFFGDVSSKRDPSTYLKYIFTLFDYYREEYCMFDKSENAGRIELPLIVNTPGWVKGIGYEILVDMLRYICPTHVVKINISAESKNLPGGAFWLDGDCDGMVNIVEIKSAQQDNFNRSVLVQKDASLLRDLRIMAYFRQCFPSDKPITTIKELAHALASHPPYEVPISIIKIRHLHCQVPSTETYYSLNATIVGLAVSSEESEDLPWCVGLGIVRGIDTFKGVLYVITPVPPSTLEKVNLFLQGFIQIPTCLLQVKGCRSPYVTSNVLSDRFY comes from the exons ATGGCTTCGATGTTTGGACCTGGAAGCTCAACAGCAAACATATATGTACCAGAAGAGTGGTCGGAGGCTGCTAATTCCATAGCCTATGATTCAGTAACTTCCCCacctcctttttcttttatctgCGGCGCCAAAAACTCTGGCAAAACCACTTTCTCCCGTCACCTCCTTAACATTCTTCTCCAAAG GTATGGAAAAGTAGCTTATTTGGACACAGATGTTGGGCAGCCTGAGTTCACGGTTCCAGGTTTCGTGTCCCTTACAGTTGTTGACAAAATAACCCCAG ATTTGGCAATTCCATGCTTGAAGACACCTGAGAG GTGTTTTTTCTTTGGTGACGTATCTTCAAAAAGGGATCCATCAACATACTTGAAATATATATTTACCCTATTCGATTACTATCGAGAGGAATACTGCATGTTTGACAAGAGTGAAAATGCTGGTAGGATAGAATTGCCCCTTATTGTCAATACCCCTGGCTGGGTGAAAG GCATTGGTTATGAAATATTGGTGGATATGCTGAGATATATTTGTCCTACTCATGTTGTTAAGATAAACATATCTGCCGAGAGTAAGAATCTTCCAGGTGGGGCATTCTGGTTAGATGGTGATTGTGATGGGATGGTTAATATTGTAGAGATCAAATCAGCTCAGCAGGACAACTTTAATAGATC GGTGCTAGTACAGAAGGATGCTAGCCTTCTGCGAGATTTACGGATCATGGCTTATTTCAGGCAATGCTTCCCTAGTGACAAGCCTATTACTACAATCAAAGAACTTGCACATGCACTGGCTTCTCATCCTCCTTATGAAGTTCCAATATCAATTATCAAAATTAGACATCTTCACTGCCAG GTCCCAAGCACTGAAACATACTACAGTTTGAATGCAACTATTGTTGGATTGGCAGTTAGTTCAGAAGAGTCTGAGGATTTGCCCTGGTGTGTTGGACTTG GAATTGTGAGAGGAATTGACACATTCAAAGGTGTGCTTTATGTGATCACTCCTGTTCCACCAAGCACTCTGGAGAAGGTCAATCTTTTCCTGCAGGGCTTTATTCAGATTCCTACTTGCTTGTTGCAG GTTAAGGGATGCAGATCACCTTACGTAACTTCAAATGTTTTGTCGGATAGGTTTTACTAA
- the LOC107946486 gene encoding probable myosin-binding protein 5, producing the protein MPTDNDYPFSIILNNPEDCFFVTRQEMEKPKRSFIQFAEQKLGRVPKFFIYAVLEWMIILILFIDGFLAFLANELAKWFGLPIPCLLCTRIDHALVGRNEQFYYNDSICNSHKKNVSCLAFCHAHKKLSDIRNLCENCLLSFATEKESDGHTYKSLLGILHKDIELFLDEEQQVHLSLPTGTKDEVVQKSKDHRCACCGEPLKLNSSDSKWKASSLAPAHNSDLSHIKCSPDLNLTSNSNESDVKETTNEKPLEDHAKVSTIPSLMDAEEDKTTNFIWGNKFFGISLSDSAANSPKWTKIPRKSMLERMELASETAEGQVPNQEAKDDILQHLKGQVRMDRRSLMSLYMELDEERSASAEAANNAMAMITRLQAEKAAVQMEALQYQRMMDEQAEYDQEALQEIYNLLVKREEEVQDLQAELDAYRQKYGFLKDFDFPRQKGKTDVGSHVLKLLSYSFNGRIECGGPTRRLHQGPNTGGKTHNLDHSDSMQGMNMMGGEESKKVVRGVRPLGRLKNVNKSGHISKLSEGVSSKSSSEDEFDMEDETDEAGSNCKITDTDF; encoded by the exons ATGCCAACGGATAATGATTACCCTTTCTCTATAATCCTTAATAATCCCGAAGATTGTTTCTTTGTAACACGTCAAGAAATGGAAAAACCAAAACGATCGTTTATACAGTTTGCAGAACAAAAGCTTGGAAGAGTACCCAAGTTTTTCATTTATGCAGTGCTTGAATGGATGATCATCTTAATTCTGTTCATCGACGGCTTTCTTGCATTTCTAGCCAATGAATTAGCCAAGTGGTTTGGCTTGCCTATTCCTTGCTTGCTTTGCACCAGAATTGATCATGCTCTCGTCGGGAGAAATGAACAGTTCTATTACAATGATTCCATATGTAACAGCCATAAGAAGAACGTTTCATGTCTTGCATTCTGTCATGCTCACAAGAAGCTTTCTGACATTAGAAACTTGTGCGAAAACTGTCTTCTGTCTTTTGCAACTGAGAAAGAATCTGATGGCCATACTTACAAGTCCCTTCTGGGGATCTTACACAAGGATATTGAACTGTTTCTTGACGAAGAGCAGCAAGTTCATCTGTCATTGCCTACTGGAACAAAAGATGAAGTGGTTCAGAAGAGCAAAGATCATCGTTGTGCATGTTGTGGGGAGCCTTTGAAGCTCAATTCCTCCGATTCTAAATGGAAGGCTTCTTCCCTTGCTCCTGCCCACAATTCCGATTTGTCACACATAAAATGCTCTCCTGATCTCAACCTTACATCCAATTCCAATGAGTCAGATGTCAAAGAAACAACCAATGAAAAGCCAT TAGAGGACCATGCCAAGGTCAGTACCATACCATCGCTGATGGATGCTGAGGAAGATAAGACCACTAACTTCATATGGGGAAACAAATTTTTCGGAATCTCATTATCGGATTCGGCAGCAAACAGTCCGAAGTGGACAAAAATTCCAAGGAAATCAATGCTTGAGAGGATGGAGTTGGCTTCGGAAACTGCAGAGGGACAAGTACCAAATCAGGAAGCCAAAGATGATATCTTGCAGCATCTGAAGGGACAAGTTCGTATGGATCGCAGGTCGTTGATGTCATTGTACATGGAACTGGATGAAGAAAGAAGCGCATCAGCCGAAGCAGCTAATAATGCAATGGCCATGATCACTAGGTTGCAAGCTGAGAAGGCAGCCGTTCAGATGGAGGCTTTACAATACCAAAGGATGATGGACGAACAGGCAGAATATGACCAAGAAGCCTTACAAGAGATCTACAACTTGCTGGtcaaaagagaagaagaagttCAAGATTTACAGGCTGAACTTGACGCTTATAGACAAAAGTATGGATTCTTAAAGGATTTCGACTTTCCAAGACAAAAAGGCAAGACTGATGTAGGCAGTCATGTGTTGAAACTACTATCTTACTCTTTCAATGGAAGAATTGAATGTGGCGGCCCTACTAGGAGACTTCATCAAGGTCCCAACACTGGAGGGAAAACACATAACCTTGACCACTCTGATTCGATGCAAGGTATGAATATGATGGGAGGCGAAGAATCGAAGAAAGTCGTTCGAGGTGTTCGCCCATTGGGACGGTTAAAAAATGTTAACAAGAGTGGCCATATTTCCAAACTCAGTGAGGGCGTTTCCTCAAAGTCTAGTAGTGAAGATGAATTTGACATGGAAGATGAAACAG ATGAAGCAGGCAGCAACTGCAAAATTACTGATACAGATTTCTAG
- the LOC107946485 gene encoding serine/threonine-protein phosphatase PP2A catalytic subunit has translation MPSHGDLDRQIEHLMQCKPLPEVEVKTLCEQARAILVEEWNVQPVKCPVTVCGDIHGQFHDLIELFRIGGNAPDTNYLFMGDYVDRGYYSVETVTLLVALKVRYRDRITILRGNHESRQITQVYGFYDECLRKYGNANVWKYFTDLFDYLPLTALIESQIFCLHGGLSPSLDTLDNIRSLDRIQEVPHEGPMCDLLWSDPDDRCGWGISPRGAGYTFGQDISGQFNHTNGLTLISRAHQLIMEGYNWSQEKNVVTVFSAPNYCYRCGNMAAILEIGENMEQSFLQFDPAPRQIEPETTRRTPDYFL, from the exons ATGCCGTCCCACGGCGATCTAGACCGTCAGATCGAACACTTAATGCAGTGCAAGCCGCTTCCGGAGGTGGAGGTGAAGACTCTGTGCGAGCAGGCACGTGCGATCCTGGTGGAGGAGTGGAATGTTCAGCCGGTGAAGTGCCCCGTCACCGTCTGCGGCGATATCCATGGCCAATTCCACGATCTCATCGAGTTGTTTCGCATCGGCGGCAACGCTCCCGATACTAATTATCTCTTTATGGGCGATTACGTGG ATCGAGGATACTACTCTGTTGAGACTGTCACACTTTTAGTTGCTCTGAAAGTTCGTTATAGGGATAGAATAACTATTTTGAGGGGAAACCATGAGAGCCGCCAGATAACTCAAGT ATATGGCTTTTATGATGAATGCTTGAGAAAATATGGAAATGCTAATGTGTGGAAGTATTTCACTGACCTCTTTGACTATTTACCTCTGACTGCCTTGATTGAAAGTCAG ATTTTCTGCTTGCATGGTGGACTCTCCCCATCTTTGGATACATTAGATAACATCCGTTCTCTTGACCGTATTCAAGAG GTTCCTCATGAGGGTCCAATGTGTGATCTCTTATGGTCTGATCCTGATGATCGATGTGGATGGGGAATATCTCCTCGAGGAGCTGGGTATACCTTTGGGCAGGATATTTCTGGGCAGTTCAACCACACAAATGGGCTGACCCTGATTTCTAGAGCTCACCAGCTTATTATGGAAGGATATAATTGGTCCCAG GAAAAGAATGTGGTAACAGTGTTCAGTGCCCCAAACTACTGCTATCGCTGTGGAAATATGGCTGCAATACTTGAGATTGGAGAGAATATGGAGCAAAGTTTTCTTCAGTTTGACCCAGCTCCACGTCAGATTGAGCCTGAGACCACTCGCAGAACCCCCGACTATTTTTTGTAA
- the LOC107946482 gene encoding stress-response A/B barrel domain-containing protein UP3 — protein MGVLLLSLTMPHSFPIYPVISSTVYGGHGNGIMGRNRFTVISCANGNRQRERNLLRRREVVEHICLLKANKNISEDEEKEMLDYLYTSQYQMRGMVAISLGQISGEAKEDYTHAVFMRFGSKEDLAKLYENPPYLQVMKKHVLPYCHGLMNVDYESEVEDDILHIFRKGEEYNYGVEFVLLIAFVEAAIGEAVEDALMSLQELTEEHPSLILQCTQGSNFNSKTSEEYTHGAVMRFRSSEAFEIFLSSSRYRDVWESKLQPIARKTLAIHFCVDPVGTEIM, from the exons ATGGGGGTTCTACTTCTTTCTCTGACAATGCCTCACTCCTTCCCCATTTATCCTGTAATTTCTTCCACTG TTTATGGAGGACATGGAAATGGAATAATGGGGAGGAATCGATTTACTGTAATTTCTTGTGCTAATGGTAATAGGCAGAGGGAGAGAAACCTCCTTCGCAGAAG GGAGGTGGTGGAGCACATTTGTTTGCTCAAAGCAAACAAGAATATATCTGAAGATGAGGAGAAGGAAATGTTGGATTATCTTTATACATCCCAATATCAGATGCGTGGAATGGTTGCAATATCTTTAG GCCAAATATCTGGTGAAGCTAAAGAAGATTATACTCATGCTGTCTTCATGCGTTTCGGAAGCAAGGAAGACCTAGCAAAGTTGTATGAGAACCCTCCCTACCTGCAAGTTATGAAGAAGCATGTACTTCCTTACTGCCAT GGGCTGATGAATGTGGATTACGAATCTGAAGTGGAAGACGATATCCTTCATATATTTCGTAAAGGAGAG GAGTACAACTATGGTGTTGAGTTTGTGCTTCTGATTGCATTTGTTGAGGCTGCTATTGGTGAAGCTGTGGAAGACGCTTTAATGTCTCTTCAGGAGCTTACTGAGGAGCATCCATCCTTGATTCTCCAATGCACTCAAG GTTCAAACTTCAATAGCAAAACGAGTGAGGAATATACACATGGAGCGGTGATGCGATTTCGATCAT CTGAGGCCTTTGAGATATTTTTGAGCAGTTCAAGATACAGAGAT GTATGGGAATCTAAACTCCAACCGATAGCCAGGAAAACACTAGCCATTCATTTTTGTGTGGATCCAGTGGGCACTGAGATAATGTAG